DNA sequence from the Pithys albifrons albifrons isolate INPA30051 chromosome 24, PitAlb_v1, whole genome shotgun sequence genome:
GCCCCCGAGGGCACCGGCGGAGCGGGGTCAGCACGGGCCGGCCCCCGCGGGGACCGCCGGGCCGCACCAGGGGCACACCGGAGCTCCGCCGGTGAGCGCCCCCGGGCCCGCTCggctccccgccgccccccgcgcccctcTCGCCCCCCGGCTCACCCATGCCGTGCCAGATGACCAGgggcgcggcggcggccgcggggcgcgggcacagccccagcagcagcagcagcagcggcggcaCCGCCGCCCTGAGCGCCGCCATCTTGACCGGCCACATGACTCGCCCTCGGCGCCGGAGGCGCGGCCTCGCTGGGCGGGACCAATCAGGGGCGGGATCAACTAGGAGAGCGACCAATCAGAGGCGGGACCTGCGCCGGGGGCGTGGCCGGGGCGAGCGCCTGGCGCTCCCTCTCGAGTCGCGGGTTCGAGTCCCGTCGCTGCTCCTCCGCCCCCCGGTAATCCCGCTCCGCAGGGCCCCTCCATGGCGCGGCCCTGGCCCTGATTTGTTATTGCCCACTATTGCCGTGTGCGGCTTGTGTTCCGTCATTAGCAATAATTAGCACCGGGGGAGCCGCCACGTCCCGGTTGCCGTGGCAACCCCCAGCGCCTCCTccggccgccagggggcgccgcCGCCACCGCGCGCTCCCACAACCCCCCGCGGCGGCGCCACGCCCATCTCTGTCCCGCCTCCGCCATGGCGGTGAGTGCGGGGCctgggcccggcccggctccaTCCGCCGCCATCCGCCCGCGCCTGGGCCCGCCCGGGGGTGCAGCGGCGGGACAGCACCGGGGCAGCCCGGCGGGACAGCCCGGCGGAACAGCcgcggcggcgggaggggcgggAGCGGCCGCGGGGAAGCGGCTGCGGGAGCGAACGGCGCTGGGCCCGCCGGGCTGTCTGTCCCCCCCGGGCTGTCCCCCGAGCACCCCCCCCAACCCCCGGTGTGGTTTCTCCGCAGCAAGACCAGGGTGAGAAGGAGAACCCGATGCGGGAGCTGCGGATCCGCAAACTCTGCCTCAACATCTGCGTCGGGGAGAGCGGGGACCGGCTGACCCGCGCGGCgaaggtgctggagcagctcacgGGCCAGACCCCCGTGTTCTCCAAGGGTGAGCGCGGGGTGGGCTCCTGCCTGGCCCCCGGATTCCCTCTGCCTGTTCCCGGGGTGTCCTCCTTCCTGTTCCCCGCCTGTTCTCCTGCCTGGCCCCCGGATTCCCTCTGCCTGTTCCCCGCCTGTTCTCCCGCCTGTTCTCCTGCCTGGCCCCCGGATTCCCTCTGCCTGTTCCCCGCCTGTTCTCCTGCCTGGCCCCCGGATTCCCTCTGCCTGTTCCCGGGGTGTCCTCCTTCCTGTTCCCCGCCTGTTCTCCTGCCTGGCCCCCGGATTCCTTCTGCCTGTTCCCCGCCTGTTCTCCTGCCTGGCCCCCGGATTCCTTCTGCCTGTTCCCGGGGTGTCCTCCTTCCTGTTCCCTGCTGTTCTCCCGCCTGTTCCCGGCTGTTTTCCGGGCCGTTGTGCTTGTTCCCCTCCCGGGGGCAGCGCCCAGCAAGGGGCtccttggcagagctgctcagacgtgggtgctgctgcagaaCGGAGGGCCTGGAACCGTCGGGGCCTGACGGGGGTTCTGTCAGTCAGTTCTgcctccaggctgtgctgctgctctgccaacATCCCCCGGGACAGGCTGCCCCGGCTCTCTTTAATTCCCTTCCACCTGCCCCGAGTCCCCGGGGGATCCCCGGGCTGGCCCTGAGCGGTTGTCGCTGCCCACAGCGCGGTACACGGTGAGGTCCTTCGGCATCCGGAGGAACGAGAAGATCGCGGTTCACTGCACGGTGCGCGGGGCCAAGGCTGAGGAGATCCTGGAGAAGGGGCTGAAGGTGAGGGTTTGGGCTGcccctttgctttctgaaggAGCAGAACTTCTCCATTCGGACTGGGGAGGTGTGTGCTCCAAAGTGTTGTACCTCAGGCAGGTACAGGGCAGTGATGGGCACAGTCTGGTAATGGGGACTGAAATGTTCGCTGTTTCCTCCTTATTTATGAGCTCGattttggggggatttgtcTTTGCTGCTGGGATGTATGAGCAGGCTGGGGGAGGAAGACCTTAGGGATGAGGATTTAGCAGCAGGTGGGGGGTCTGGTAGCACTTGGCAGAACACACAGGACTTGTTACTCCCAGGCAGGAGCAAAACAGTGACCAAAGCCCAACGTTTCAGGTGCGGGAATACGAGTTGAGAAAAAATAACTTCTCAGACACGGGGAACTTTGGCTTTGGAATCCAGGAACACATCGATCTGGGCATCAAATACGACCCCAGTATTGGCATCTACGGCCTGGACTTCTACGTGGTGAGTATCCcctgctccctgagctgctgggagagctctGGAGGGACGACTggctcctctggacttgctgccAAGTGCTGGAACATAAACCTGGTTCTCATCTGAgattcccagggctgccacaaAATCCCTGATTTCTGAGGAGTCTCACAAGGCCTCTGGAGAAGCAAATGCTGTTGCTCTGACTGCAGCTCTCTGGGACAACACTGCaacagctgggctgggtttggggaggggaaaagcagcagcactgctgtgcaaATTCCAGACTGTAGtttcagagcagcagtgagtgAGTGACAGGGTGCTGGGGCTCCTCCTGCAGGTGCTGGGCAGACCAGGCTTCAGCATCGCCGACAAGAAGCGCAGGACCGGCAACATCGGGGCCAAGCACCGCATCGGGAAGGAGGAGGCCATGCGGTGGTTCCAGCAGAAGGTACCGCCCCTCTGTGTCTGCAGCCCCGGCACTGCCGGCCAGGGAGCAGCAAAAGGCTTcgggaagggctgcaggaagTCACTGGGCAGGGGGAGATCTTGATCAGTGGCTTTGGCCTGAGCCAGAGCAGTAGAAGCTGGATTTGAGCacaggtgctgctcctgcttttttattttgtgtgtgtgctgaacTGAGAGAGCAGCTCttgcaggagagctggagggaagtGCCAGCTCTTGTGTAACAGGCCCCCACAGTTTTTGGAGGTGTTAACATGTAACTGGATCACCAGTGATGGGGCAGGGTTAGGATTTGGTGACCTGACACAGCTCCTGGCTCAGCTGCCAGACTTGGAGGATGGAGGGATCCAAATGTAACAAGTCCTTGGGTGCACTTAATGACAGAGTGAGTAATTAATGGAAGCTTCTGAAAGCTGGGCTGGAAATCTCAGAGGTGGGGAGTGCTGACAGTGTTTCAGAGGTGGAAAGGATGGGTGGTCTGTCTGGGGGCTCTTTCCTGTGCCTGGACCTGCACAGATCATACCTTGTGCAGGGAGGGCTCCATCCTGCTCTTGCTGaatcccctttccctcctcctgcctggtGTTACTGTGGCACAATTaccttcagagcccaaattttGGGACTGTGAAAGGGACAGGAGTGGTTGTGGTCAGGGTAgggctgctgggcagagctTGGTGCTTATCTGAGCACAGCCCattccagcacagcaggaaggtACAGAGTTGGCCTCAGGAAAACTGGTGACCCATGTCAGTGTTGGCTGGTGGCTTGGAATGACTCTGGTGACTGTTTTCTGCACAGCAACACTTTACCTGATGGTGGTTTCTCACttagttctttctttttctttcctcatagTATGATGGCATCATCCTTCCTGGTAAATGAGCAGTTCCTGTTACcaacaaagtaaataaaattttctaaCTTTAACTTGTGTTGTGGATTTCTGGGGGGCTCCTCCAGACCTGGGAAGTTGCTGGGAGCAAGGTGGCAATCACAGGGTGTGTTTTGCCTGACTCAGGGACATGGGAGGGAGGATGAATCACGTCCCAGCAGCTCCTAGAGGGGTTCCCCCCACACAGAGCAGGGTGTCCAttccccctcagcccctcagggGTGACCTGTGGCACCAGCTGCCCCTTGGGGTGACCAGCAAGCAGGTGAAAGTTATGTTTGGATTATTTGATATCTAACCAGACAATCCTTCCCCTTTACCTGCTGGTGCCTCCCAACCCTGGGTTCAGAGTCTGAGTCACAGCAAACTCCAAGCCAGCCTGGAAAAGTGgacactgcagctccaggcactgTCTTGCTGCCAGCAATTCCCTCGGCCCcattttagaaagcaaagaGTCTTTCCCCATGACATTATTCCCATTATTCAGCAGTTCCTGCACCCCACACAAAGTGTGTGCAGATCCTGCCAGGTGAGCCCTGGCTCTCCAGGACTCCCCAAGGGCTGAGGCTGCTCTTACCCTGCTCTGGACTGGTTAGTCCAGGGTGGaggctctgccagcaccaggaTTTCAGGCCGGGGCACAGACACCTCACCTTCCACCATGCAACATCCTGCCCTCTTTGCCCCAGTGACTGTCACTGCTGCATTTGCAGCAGGTTTTGGGGTGTGAGATCCATGGGGGACAGGAAGGGGCTGGGCTCAGGCCCATTCTCAGACCTGCAAAGGGCTGGGCTCAGgtgggactgttggggtgtctgtgcagggccaggagcaggaCTGGGTGGTCCTTCAGCTCAGGGCATGCTGTGATTCAGtgccacaggctgggcaggattCCCTGGCTGTCCGGGGAGGGCGTGGAGTGTCCCATTCCCACCCCCGGGCACGTCCCAGTGCCACCTGTCGCagtgtccctgcctgggcacaggggtTGGACTGTCCCCAGGCCGCTCCAGCGCTCAGCTCCGCCTGCCCGCACTCAACATGGCGCTGCTGCCGCCTCTGCCAGGCCCCAACATGGCTGCTCTGCCCGCACCCGGCATGGCTGAGGCCGCTTCCGCTTCCTGCCCGCAGCCAATATGGCGGCGGAGGCGGGACAGCGCCGTCTGTCCGGTGGCCGCTGAAGCCGCTTCCGGCGGCCGCCCCGCCAGCAGCAAACATGGCGGAGTCGGTGCTGGAGGTGGTGGGCCGGCTGCAGGCGCGGCTGGCGGGCAGCGCCGAGCCCAAGAAGGTGACGGGGCTGGCCGGGCTCGCTGGGGGCGCGGCGGGGGGCATGGGGGTACGAGGGGCAcggggggcggcgcggggccTGCCCATcgccggggctgcccctgcGCGGAGCGCCGTGCCCGGCAGGGGCCGCGGGGCGAGGCGGGCGGGCGGCCCGGGGCCTGTCCCCGGTGCGAACCCCGGTGTGTCAGCAGCGCGGCCGGGCGCGGGGCAGCGGTGCCCGCCGGGGTGccccggggcagggccgggcagggcccgCGGGGGTACCCGGGGCTCGGGTGGGGCACACGCGGGGTCCCTGTGGGGGTCCCGCCGGCGGGCCCGGGCCTGGCTGGGCAGGCGGCACCGGAGAGCTCGCCGGAAGAGCCTGGCCCTGGTGACGTGTTGGCAGCGGAGGGGCCGCGGGGCCCGAGGAGCccgtggggcaggaggggccgaGGGGCTCatctggggggcaggaggggccggGGGGCTCATCTGGAGGGtaggaggggctggggggctcagccgaggggcaggagggacaggaccCCAGGAGCCCCCGAACCGCTCTCGGAGTGGGTCGGGGCGCGTTGCTGGCTGTGCCTGCGGggtggctgctcctgcccctctccctgcccctctccctgcccctttccctgcccctttccctgcccctctccctgcccctctccctgcccctctccctgcccctctccctgcccgcCTCAGCTGCTGGGCTGTCACAGCAGCTCCCCTGCCCCGCGCCAGCCTCCCAAGCCAAGCTGGGAATCAGGGCAGAACTCTGCTCTCCCCTGCTCCAGGATGGCCTGTTTGAAACGAGGGGCATCTCTTGTGGCTGTTCACAGAGTTTGGTTCGTGTTTGTGCAGTctgggtggcagagcaggcagggagggctgtgcaggTCTCTGTGCGTGCCTGGCTTTGTCTGAGCGAGGCAAAcacctgcagagctctgtccaAGATCTCCCACTGCCCTCAACAAGAGTGGATGGTCAAGTGCTGACCCTTTGAAATGGgagcccctgtgccagctccagcctggctggggggATGTGATGGGATCTGGTTACTCCTCTCCGTGCCAGCCAGGCCCAGAGCAGGGTTTAACTGGGGGAGCCCCACGTGGAGCTGAGGGGCTGCTGAGGAGCCATTCCCAGGGGTGTGGGAGCACTGGCAAAACTTCAGATACTGCCCAGAGAATGAGTGCTCCTGTTTCCTGAGCCCCGGGGCAagcagtgcctgtgtgtgctctgtgtgtgttcctgtgtgtgCTCTGGGGCACTGCAAGGCTTGGGGCAGTGTTTGCACAGCCTGACTCCTTGTCCACTGACCTCGTGGTGTGAAGTCGTTTCTTGCTCTGTTGATCCTGTGCAGTTTTGCCCGggcaggcagaggaggcagagcagggtaGTGACTTCAAacctttccccttcccagcagaAAGGTCCTGTGACCTGTACTCTTTATTTCTGGTGCCTTTCCAACTATATCCTTGAAAGCATTAATGTTTTTAAGCTTGAATTTAGTTTTATTGTCTTGATGGATCCTGTGAGGACCTTTCTGTGCCAAAAGGTTTACCATGAGCAGGACAAATGCACAacatccctgggtgctgcccacACCTCACACCATTTCCAGCCTTCACTTTTCCTGCCTTGgcctttgaaaatattttatcaggAATGTGAAAGAACAATATTTGCCCAGTGTGGTGTTCACCTCGTTGCTTTGCTGAAGGTGTTGGGCATTATTATTGGTTTGAGGTGAAAATTGGCACAGAACGGTGTGAGGGAAATTTTGGACTGTGCTGTAATGgtttggaaagattttttttttccagcagagaaGGTACAAACTCTGCTGCAGGACTGAGGGAAGAAAGAGCAGATGGAAAACATGAATAAGAGCATCTTAAGAGAGGGGaagcagccaggctgtgctgcagtaATTTGATGTTAATCTGTGTTTTTGGTGTCGTAATGGTCTGGATGAGTTTTAGAATAAGAAAACAATCCAGTCATGTTCAACAAACCCTGATTGGAGCTGGAACAACTAAGGGAAGTTTTTATGGATTGTGCCTTGGGGGTGATGgaagctctgccctgcactgggggGTTTGGGAAGAGCTTTGTTGTGTGTGTTTCCTCTGGTGTCTCACCAGATACAGGCCTGGTGTCCTCTGTCCTCTGCCTGGTTGCCTTTTCTCCCAGGACTCGTAGGATCCTGGTTATTTCTGAGATGAGCTGCCAGgtttagaatcacagagtcattagggttggaaaagacctccaggatcatcgagtccaacctttgaccaaagCCTGtctttgctgtctctggtttGATGGCTTCAGTTGCCAGTGCCCTTGttgagcagctgtgctggcaagGTAACAGCACTCACTTGGTGTCAGCCTTTCAGGCTTCTAAAACCAGCAAACCGAAACCTTCTGTCACAGTTATGAACTCCTAAATATAAGGGAGTGGTTTCTAGTGAACAGGAACTGCTCTGGTTTTGCTCAGGCCAGGTGAACCCTTCTCTCGGTGTCGAGGAGGGTTTTCTCTCTTGAAAGCAACAACACTCTTAAAACAGGTTCAAAGAACTCCCTTCCTTCCGAAAGGAAACTTGTGAAGCTCTCTGGTCCTTGCCTGGTGGCCGTGGGGGTGGCAGCAGTGGCCCAGGCTGACAGTGCTGATCTGAGCACGAGCACAGGTCTGGCTCAGGGGCAGCCCTTTGTATGGCATATAACATAGgagtgctgagcacagcctgggctgtaTGGGGGCTACAATAATGGGAGTGCTGAGCAGGCTGGACTGTGGCTacagctgagctgtgggaaaCAGTGTGAGGGGCAACAGTGCTGGCAGATGTGTCCTGCCATGTGCTGAGCCAAGAGACGTGGCTGGAGGGATGGCCCACACCACCTGCCTGGCAGAGGGGCCAGTCCCTCCCAGTCACCCAGAATCACTGGGGTTGGAAAAGGACTCCCAGCCCATCGAGGCCAACCTGTGGctgatccccaccttgtcacccagaccagagcactcagtgccacttcCAGGCGTTCCTTGGATACTTCCAGCACTTTCCAATGTCTGACAACCCttgcagagaagaaattcttcctgatgcccaacctgaacctcccctgctgCAGCTTGAGGCCGTTTCCTCTTGTCAGGCTCCTGCAGCTCGTTGGAGTCCCTGTCCCGTGGggtggctgtgggtgctgacAGGGCCATGCTTGGGGTGTGTGGAGGAAAACACTCCCCTGGTGTTTGgtgaagggaagagaaatgagTGAgatgagaggctgtggatgaGATCAGGTGCCTTTTTAGCACCTGAGAGGAGACAGACTGTCAGCAGCACTGGCCCATTGGAGGGCCAGCACAGGAGACAGGAGTTCCCCTCTTAGATCTTTAAAAGCATGTAGAAATCTTCCTTCCCcgttttttgtgtgtgttgccACCCCTCTTGCCAAGGGATGTGattccagcactgcctggagaGCCCCAAGCTTCCCagtccttccctccccttgctGTGTGTCTGTTCTGGTGCTTTCAGACAGATTTAAGTCACAGCCCTGAGTGAGGAAAACATTAATATCTGAGTGTGTTTTAGGACTCTCAGATGGGTTCTGTTAGGCAGAGATGATAATTTCTTTACAGTTGGCCCTTGTGTTCAGCTTCTCAGGAGCTCTTTAGGAGGCAGACAGCAGCTGGCAGCCACGTGGATCTTCCCAACAGGctcccaggcagtgcccagttTTCCTCCCCCTAATCACGGTCTGTGGTTCTGTGTGACAACTCTGAACACTTTTTCTCTtgtctgcagctgctgaaaagTCTGAAGAGGCTCTCAGAGCTGCCCATCACGGTTGACATTCTTGTGGTAAGAGCTGTGAAATCTCTCACTCTTTCATCGTGTCTGTCGAGCCGCAGGATGAGTGTTTTCCACgcagtgctgctttccctggagCAGGGGGTGTTCCTTGgccacctgctccagcctggtgTCAGGGGCCTGGTTGTGATGAGGTCCTGGAAGTGCCAGGCACGGGGAAGGAGCGTGTCAGAGCAGGTGGGGAGCCATGGAGGACAGCTTGGCATCCCCACTTCCTCCAGAAGCTCAACACTTGACTGGGATATGAGAGTCGGAGCATTTCCCAATGATAAATCAGCATGAAATTAAGAAGTGCTTatccttaaaataattaatgGCTTCTGTCATCTAATTAATCCTCTGTCATGGCACATACTAACTTGCATTATTAGTACAAACAGTTAGACTAAGGCAGACTTCAGTCTTTGATTTACATGTAATAAATGACAGTGTCAGCAGGGGACATAATAaatgtgctgtctgtgctgttaGATGGAGGAGTTCTACTCCTTCCTCACAGCAGCAGGTGGTGTGTTGGCTTCAGTGACTCTGTAGGAAGTGTAGCAGGGGTGATAATGCCTGTTTTGCTGAGAGGGACTCACGTCTTGGCTCTCTCCTGAAGGAGACGGGCGTGGGGAAGACGGTGAACAGCCTCCGGAAGCACGAGCTCGTGGGAGACTTCGCCAAGGACCTGGTGGCCAGGTGGAAGAAGCTGGTGCCGGTGGCCCAAGAGGCAGAGCGGTGAGAGAACCTCCTGGATGGGCTCTGGGGTGTTTGTGCAGGGGAGATTGCAAACCTCCCTGGCCAAGGAAACAAAGTGAAGGCTCTGGAAAAACCCGTGACAGGGATGTCTAACTTTGCCTGGGGGTTTTGCCTTTCTGTGGCACAAACGTCCTGCCTTTGCTGGCTGTGGAGTgctggtgcccagggctgcagtTTGGTGTGGAAGTGGGGGCCAATTTTCAAGAATTTGATGAAGAGTTTAACAGGGGATGCCAGCAAAGTGCCTCAAATAAAGCAAGAGGTGCAATCTGTACCTTCCCATTTCGTGGTGCTAAAGACAGGAAGTTCTAGGCCCAAGTGAAGGGAGTGGCTTTGCTTTCAAAGAAGGCTGTAATGGGCCAAAATCCGTGGAAAATGGGAGTCACTGACAGCAGGCAGGTTGCAGTAACAAAGCTGTGTTGAACCCAGCAACAAGATCAAATAGATTTGGGTGATAATGACCCAGTCATTAATGGAAATTTAAATGACTCTGTGCTTAACTGGGGACACGGGGAACTTGGGGCCCTTCCCACACAGCCAGGGAGAATATTCTGTACACATCTGTCTCTAGTCCTATTAAAAGTGCTTAGTCAAGTCTTGCActagaaatgcagtttttaaatcCCTGAATGTTGCTGTGCCTGAGAAAATTAGTGGCATTCTTACCACAAAAGTACCAAATACAGCCTCAGTCTTCTGTAAGAGGTGTTGCAGTTCACGTGGTCTGTAGGGATGGCTCTTTGCATTCACAGTGGGAAGTTCTAATGTaactgttttgtttccttctcccctcaGAAATAACGTGGACTCCGAAGACCGTGACTACgagaggagcagctccagcaaaaGGCACCAGGAATCCTCCCCCAGGGAGGACGAGGAGCCTGACCAGGATTATTCAGAACCCTTCCAGCCATCATGCAGCCAATCCTACAGCCCAGATCATAGGGAAAAGAAGTCCAAAAGGTATCCCAGGCCTGAGAGAGCCCATGAGACTTACGGCTACAGCAGCCACCAGGGGAAGGGTTGGGGCAGATCCTCCCCGGTGCTCTCTTCAGATCAGGAGTACTCGGACTGTGGCCAGGCCGTGTCACCTGAGCCGAGTGACAGCCCTCAGGATGTGGACACAGACCCTTATGCttctgaggagcaggaggagcccacaGTCTTTCATCAGAAAGCCAGCAAAGGCCACGGGCACCAGGAGAAGCCGCGGGCGGGCCGGAACTCCGGCGACTGCTGCGCCAAAGGGAACGCGAGTCGGAGCAAAGAGCACAAATCTCACAAGAAGCAGAGGCTTGATGGCAGAGGGGATGAGAGGACCTCTGCCTTCAGCCCAGACAGATTGCACAAGAGCTCCTGTAAAGAGCAGCTCCGAGAGTCCCCCGGGGCAGTGGCCAGCAAGGAGAAGCACAGGACGTCAGACGGCGCCAAGAAAGAGAAGAACCGAGAAAGCAGCACCTCCAAAAAGGAGAAGTCACACACGTTGCCACCCTTGGAAGAGTCTTTGGACAACCATGTCAAGAAGCAGAAGCATCGGGACTCTGAGAAAAGCAAACTGGAGAAGCCCAAGCTGAGCCTGGAGAGCTCCaacacagagagggagaagcGGAAAGCTGAGCCTGACTCAGCAAACAGggtcaaggaaaaggggggCTCTGGGAGCCTGAAATCCTCGGAGGGGAAGCGCAAAATCTCCGACGTGGACAAAAAATCTGTGGGTTTTTCCTCGAAttctggggagggggaagcagAGGATGAGTTTGAACAGCCCACAATGTCCTTTGAGTCGTATCTCAGCTACGACCAgccccagaaaaagaaaaagaaagtggtCAAAccctcagctggggcagctggggagaaGGAGCGAGGGCACAGCAAACAGAACGGATCCAAAGCCAGCACCAACAGCTCCAGCTCGAGTCAGAAGAGTCCAAGCCACAAGAAAACAAGtgagaaaaaagcagagaagaaaccTCCAGAGCCTCCTAAACCAAAGAGGGTAAGGTTTGGTAGGATGTGACAGTGAGCAGAGATGTTGGGATCAGCTGCTCTCTGTCCTCTGCCACCTGGGGCTTGTTGGTTTTCCCCTTGGAAGGAAAAGTGagtggagagggaggggaagaaaggaatgCAATGAGGGGTTTTTATGTTTACTGTTTTATGTTTGTTCAAAAATGGGGAGAGTTAAAGAGAAAACCTTCAGCTAAGTACTCATGTGGAAGAGTATTGGAGGTGATGCACTTGTTAAAGAGGCAGAGAATCTGTAGAGGTGAGTCAGCTTAGAAAGCAGCCCAGCTTTCAGTGCATCTCCTGCTAACAGGCTCCCCAGGTCTCCCCTCTCGAGTATTTACCCTCCAAAATGGGTCTTTTTTTGTCTATATTGGTACTACAGTTTTGTTAATGAAATCTGTTGGTGTTCAGAAATGGGAGAACTGATGTTGTAGTGCTGCTCATTCCAGAAGACAAACCTTCTTTTGTGAAAGCTTGGGAAGTGAGCAATATTTCTGTTCCTGTTCATTGTCACATGGGGTGCCAGGGTTTGGTGTATAAATAGGGACTAACATGTAAAACCTTTACTGTTTGGTCTTTTTCCTGACCTTTGAAGCACTTGGCTCTTCAAAAAGTGGCTTTTATAATgttaacagtattttaaattctgctttGCCATTCATCCTGAGAAGTGCCTCATATCAAAGTTTTCAGTTTCCCTCAGTTTGTGACATGCACTTCTGTACCAGTGCAGGGGTTTtgcaggaggagaagaagaggcaGAACAGGTTAATGAGTGTTTGAGATCAAGGATATGTTTCTGCTTGTCCTGGGTAGGTTAAAGATGTGGATGGCTCTTACTGGAGGAAGCAGAGTGATTCAGATCCCACATTTTGGCTTCTTCATATTGACAGCCCAGACGGAGCCACCCcctgaggctgtttcctggtgGGAGCTGATCAGCATTGAGTGGTTTATTCAAAATACACCAAAAAGTGCAGTTCAGTGCTGTTTGTACACTGGTGGGATGTCACATTCTCCTGTGTTCCTGTCTCACCTGCATGTGTGCCCTCTCCTTGCAGATAATCTTAGATGTGGTACCAACATTACCAGACATCCCCCTGCCCCCGATCCAGGCCAATTATCGTCCTCTTCCCTCCATCGAgtccattccctgctcccagacaAAAAGGAAAGGTATGTTGGCCAGGAAAACAGGTCTGGAATGAGCCAGTTGGTGGGAGAGAGCAGGAGTGAATGCTGGCTGGGTCCAAGTCTTTGTGTTGGGTCTGCCCAAGGCCCAGGTTTCACAaaaaagcagctgcttccccATGTGCTCCAGCAGAAATTAGGAAAGTCCTTTGCTGACctttctttggggtttgggcTCTGGACTTTCACTTCCTGAGCAAGGTTGGAGAGGACTTGGCCCTTCAGGTTGCTTCTGGATCAGTGCAGTGTGTGTCTCCATGGTGTTCATCTGGGTGGGCTCCTGACTGCCCTGTTCCCCTCTGACTCCCGTCTCTCCCTCACAGCCGTGTCCTCTCCAGCTGAGGAGAGCGAAGCAGGTTTCACAGGCCGACGGTTAAACTCCAAAATGCAGGTGTACTCGGGCTCCAAAACTGCCTACCTCCCCAAGATGATGTCCCTGTACCAGCAGTGCATCAGGGTCCTCAGCAACAACATCGACTGTGAGtacctctgctcctgtccccagctcctgctgctgtgcagtgacactgaaatctgtgtttgtgcaaaccccagcagcccctggcctGGGGCGTGGGAGCAGCTGCCCCCTGGCACGGGGGAGCACAAATATGGGACAGCTCTCCCTGAaagctcaggagctgcaggggtCAGCACTGGGAATTGTGGCAAACAACCTGCACAGGCACTTCTTAACCTGGAGACAGTGGTGCTTTGGGACCCCTTCCCCTCAC
Encoded proteins:
- the ELOA gene encoding elongin-A, coding for MAESVLEVVGRLQARLAGSAEPKKLLKSLKRLSELPITVDILVETGVGKTVNSLRKHELVGDFAKDLVARWKKLVPVAQEAERNNVDSEDRDYERSSSSKRHQESSPREDEEPDQDYSEPFQPSCSQSYSPDHREKKSKRYPRPERAHETYGYSSHQGKGWGRSSPVLSSDQEYSDCGQAVSPEPSDSPQDVDTDPYASEEQEEPTVFHQKASKGHGHQEKPRAGRNSGDCCAKGNASRSKEHKSHKKQRLDGRGDERTSAFSPDRLHKSSCKEQLRESPGAVASKEKHRTSDGAKKEKNRESSTSKKEKSHTLPPLEESLDNHVKKQKHRDSEKSKLEKPKLSLESSNTEREKRKAEPDSANRVKEKGGSGSLKSSEGKRKISDVDKKSVGFSSNSGEGEAEDEFEQPTMSFESYLSYDQPQKKKKKVVKPSAGAAGEKERGHSKQNGSKASTNSSSSSQKSPSHKKTSEKKAEKKPPEPPKPKRIILDVVPTLPDIPLPPIQANYRPLPSIESIPCSQTKRKAVSSPAEESEAGFTGRRLNSKMQVYSGSKTAYLPKMMSLYQQCIRVLSNNIDSIYEVGGVPFSVLEPVLERCTPEQLYRIEECNHVLIEDTDQLWHNHCLRDFKNEKPEEFESWREMYLRLHDAREQRLLMLARNIGSAHANKPKGRVAKMAFVNSAAKPPRDVRRRQEKFGTGGPLLPEKTKIKPVLYTSSKSHARVSEEQSYDGPSTSTAHSAPSSGSTFSSYDPRKPPVKKIAPMMAKTIKAFKNRFSRR
- the RPL11 gene encoding large ribosomal subunit protein uL5, translated to MAQDQGEKENPMRELRIRKLCLNICVGESGDRLTRAAKVLEQLTGQTPVFSKARYTVRSFGIRRNEKIAVHCTVRGAKAEEILEKGLKVREYELRKNNFSDTGNFGFGIQEHIDLGIKYDPSIGIYGLDFYVVLGRPGFSIADKKRRTGNIGAKHRIGKEEAMRWFQQKYDGIILPGK